A window of Bradyrhizobium sp. AZCC 1719 genomic DNA:
TCCGGCAACGAGGACCCGCGAGGCTACAGTGACCCCAGCGTCTGCCATACGATGGCCAGCACCAGGAGCATGGCGTAAGCGGTCCTGCGGCCAATGCGGTTCACTTTAGTAGACCTGGCGATGCCGCTGATAACCTCCGAAATATGGATTGATGACGCACTGTGCCGAGCGGCCCGATGCCGACGCGTTGCATTGAGGCAGCGACGTGTAGCGGCATTCGTAGTAGGTGGCCGGGCCATATACCCGCAGGCAAACCGGATAGGCCGGATCGTATGTCTGGGCGGCCACCGGCCCTATTGAGACTATTCCGATAGCCAAAATCGCCAAGGCAAGAATGCGCATCAGAGCCTCCTTCGGCATTCACTCCAAGACCTCATACTCGAGGCCACAGCTTCCGGATCGTTCTCCTCGAACCATTTTTCCGCGGCGTCCTCGCTCGCAAACCTTGCCACCAACTTGATTGCTTGGGCGGACAAGTGGATGCTGGAGCCTGCAGCAGCGCCTTACTTTTTAGCTGACAATCTCCCTGACCTTGATGCCGCGCAAGGCCTCGATGCAGTCAGCCACCAAATGCAAGAACTCTTGCCGCTTTATGCGCTTCACCTGACGTCCTTCCATATTAATTAGAATGAACCTCGCCATGTCGTGGGCGACTTCAAACTGCGATTTGCCGGTAACCTCAACGTCTATTCTCTCAGCCATTTCGCTCTCCGCTCGTTGTAATTGGAAGGCAGCGGTCGAGGACTTTCGAACGACGAAGCGCCTCACGCTTCGCTCGAATGATCCCAGCTGCGCCGAGCACAGCGAGGGAAGCGACGAATATCCGCTGCAGGGCGCCGCCTGTCACGCCTGTTTGCTCGTCTCCGAGGCGTCCTGCGAGGCGCGGAATGCGCGGCTCGACCGAGACCTGCTGACCCAAACGGTCCTAGGTGGCGGATTTCCGCTGTTGGGGTGAGGCAGGGCCGTAGTTGCCAAGCGCTGCGTCGCGTTACCTTGTGCCAATAGTTTGCGTTCCCAAGCGAGCGCATGGCGGACGATCAGGGAAAGATCATCCCATTGGGGCCGCCAGCCCAGCAGATCGCGCATCCGCTGCGCCGACGCCACGATCTCCGCCGGATCGCCAGGCCGGCGGGCGGCAAGTTCGACGGGAAAGTCGTTTCCGGATTGGTGCTGCATGGCCTCGATCACCTGCAAGACCGAAAAGCCGTGGCCGCAGCCGCAATTTAGCGTCAGGGACTCTCCACCACCGCGCAGGTATGAAAGCGCGTGACAATGAGCGTTTACGAGATCGCTCACGTGGATATAGTCGCGAATGCAGGTCCCATCAGGCGTGGGATAATCGGTGCCGAAAACCTGCATCTTCTCTCGCAGACCCACGGCGGTTTCCGCTGCAACCTTGAGAAGATGCGTTGCCCCTCGCGTTGCCTGTCCGGTGCGCAGAGCAGGATCGGCGCCTGCTACATTGAAATATCTCAAGATGACGTAGCGCAGGCCGTGAGCGCGTGCTGCATCGCGCAGCATTGTTTCAGCCATGAATTTGGATAAGCCGTAAGGTGATAGGGGCGCGACGGGCGTCTCTTCCGTGACAGGATTTGCCGGCGGATTTCCGTACACCGCCGCCGTCGACGAGAAGATGAAGCGCTGCACTCCACTCCTGATTGCGATCTCGAACAGGCTTCGGGAATTTTCTGTGTTGTTGCGATAGTATAGAAGGGGTTCGGCAATTGACTCCGGGACAACGACAGAAGCCGCAAAATGAATGATCTCCGAAATCCCATACTTCGCGATCAGCGCCGCAACTCGCCGCTGATCCCCGATGTCCTCAACGAAAACCGGAACTCCGGATGGTATTGCCCATTCGCACCCCGACGAAAAATCATCGATCACGACGGGCTGTTCGCCACGATCAACGAGTTCGTACACCATGTGGCTCCCAACGTATCCGGCACCTCCGGTGACAAGGATCGCCATTGCTGCTGCCTTAGGGGACCTGATTTGAACTTTGGAACAAAGTTCCCTTCAGGCGTGTTATGAAGCTCATCGGACAACACTTGAGGTGCGCTGGGAGTTCGTTCCCGATTAGGTGGTTGAGCGAGATTTCTGACGTGATGCTGCGGCGGTGTCGGCCGAGGGCAGAACCGTCTGCGTCCTAATTCGTGGCTTGAATTCCTGGTGGAGCCGCTCGATCGCATTGGTGGTACGTAGCGATGCTCTCGCCTCCGGCCAGATCAACATGCGCAAGGTCGATGGCTGGCAAACGCTCGCCACCGCGCCCATCGATCAGCCAAGTGACCTTGTCCTCTCAAGAGATAGCTTCAAGCGGCCGGCGATTCCGCGTCGCGAACTCCCACCACATTCCGGACGGCACCAGCGCGTCGCCATGCAACCGGTTAAGGACGATGCATGGCGCTTGAACGGGTGAATGGCGACGGCTCTGAATTTGCGCGGCCGAAACTCGGCCTCGCATTTGCTGCTCGTCATGCGGAGACGTTGCTCGTGCTCCTTGTGCTGGGCGTGGCCTTGGTCATCGGGCTTGCGACCGCCGCGGATTACGGGGTGTCGACTGACGAATTCAATACGGACGATTACGGCCCAAAGGCGCTTGCCTGGTACGCGAGCGCCTTTAGGGACCGGTCTCAGTTCGAGACGGTCGAAGAGTATCTGTGGATGTATGGACCGTGGTTTCAGATGCTCATCGCGGCCGTGCAGTCGCTTGAGCTCGCGAACCCGATCACGGTCCGGCACGCCATCACCTTCCTGTTCGGCCTCGCTGGGCTCGCCGCCGTCGTGCCGATAGCACGGCTCACGGTCGGGTACTGGGCTGGGTTGACGGCGCTCGCCCTGTGCCTGCTGACCGGCTACCTGTACGGCAACCTGTTCTTCGCCCCGATCGACGTGCCGTTCCTGTTCGCCATGAGCTGGTCGACGCTCGCGATCGTCCTGATGGTGCGGCAGGAGGTGCCAAGCTGGCGTCTGACCCTTGCGACGGGCCTTGTCACTGGCCTCGCCATTGCGACGCGCACCGGCGGGGTGATCACGCATGCCTACCTCGTCGGCGGCATGAGCCTGTGCGCGCTCGAAGCGCTGCTGCGCCATGGCCGCGCGGGCTACGGCCAGTTGCGCCAGATCGCCTTGCATACGCTGCTCGTCATCCTCGTCGCCTGGCTGACGGCGATTGCGCTCTGGCCGTGGTTGCAGACTGGAAATCCGCTCATGCGATTCCTCGAGGCCTATCGGCACTTTGCTCCGCTCGATACCTCGTTCGAATTCCCGAACTGGGGCCGGCCCACGTTCACCGACAAGCTGCCCGCCTGGTACATTCCCGGACAGCTTGCGGCGCGTTTGCCCGAGGGCTTTATGGCGTTGCTGTTGCTCGGCATGGCGGTCTGGATCGGTGCCGCAGGGGCGTGGACGCGCGCCGCCCTCGGCGCCCTCCGTCGGTCCGGCGTCGTCGGACTGCGACCAGCCGCCGCCGAGCTCGCGGGATCGCGCGCGGTGCTTGTCGTCAGTGTGGCGGCGTTCGGACCTATCGGGGTGCTCATCCTGCAGGGCTCGACGCTCTATGACGGTGTCCGCCACGTATTGTTCGTGATCCCAATGCTCGCCATCGTGGCCGCGCGCGGGCTGACGAGCCTCTTGCCCTTGTTGCGACGCTTCCCGATTGTGCCCGCGGCCCTCGGGGTCGCGCACACGGCCGCTATCGTGGTGACACTCGTCATCCTGCATCCGCTCGAATATATCGCGATGAACAGTCTGGCAGGCGGCGTCGCCGGCGCTTACGGCCGATTCGACCTCGACTATTGGAGCATGGCGGCTCCCGAGGCGCTGCGCCGCCTCGAGGGTCGAATTGACGCCGAAGGCCGGTTCGCGGGAGATCCGCCGCGCGTGCTGGTCTGCCTGGGCTGGCGCGAGCAACTGGCCGGCGTGATGTTCCGTCGCAACTGGATTGCCGAAACCGATCTGCAGAAGGCGGACTACCTGATCGCCACCGAGCGCTGGCCGTGTGCCAAGGGCACGTCGGCCGTACTGGTTGATGAGGTCACGCGATTTGGCCGCTCGTTCGCCCAGATCTACGCTACTCGTCGCGGGCTCGGCGAGTGACGCCAACTTCGGGCGCGACTTGACGTTGGCAGCTACTTCTTGGGCATCTACTTCTTCGCCTGCAATTCGATCGGGGGCGCCTCGGCCTTTCGGCCCAACATGACCGGGCGACGTTTTCGCGGCGGGCCTGCCTCATGCCGGCTCTCCTTGGCGCGATCGATCGCGACGGTGCGCGCCAGCCGCGTGATCATATCGAGCTGAAGCCGCAACTTGAGATGCAAGTTGAGCATGATGAGCAGGCTGATCACGACCCAGGTGTAGACGATGAGGTCGGAGCCGCGGCCGATTCCTACGAAGGCCGCAAGCGCGGTGGCATGCTCCGGCACCCAAACGAAGTAGAGGCCGGCGAGCGCAGCGCCGCTCGCGAGCGGGCCGATGATCGGCACCGTCCGATGCTCCGACCAGGCGTAGACCAGAACCAACGCCAGAAAGGCCGTCAACAAGAGCTGCGCGATCATCGGTAGAGCCTCCGCGCAAACAGATCGATCAGGATGGCCAGCGCATCGGTGATCCGTTGACCTTTGCCCAGCGAATAGGCGCTGTACTCGATGTTCACCGGCACCTCGACAAAGCGCAGGCGGCTCTGCGCGATCTGGTGCAGGATCTCGGACGCGTGCGCCATTCGGTTCTGTCGCAAGGAGATCGCGCGGGCGCCGCGCGCGGTCATTGCCCGTAGGCCATTGTGGGTATCAGTGACCGGCAGTCCGGTGCTCGCGCGCGTGAACCAAAGCGCAGCGCTGAGCAGGATGCGGCGCGACACCGGCAGATTTGCCGTCGCGCCGGTGAGAAAGCGGCTGCCCAGCGCGAAATCGATGCCGGGCTGCTCGATCGCCGCGAGCAGCGCCGCGATGGCCATGGGGGAATGCTGGCCGTCGGCGTCGAACGTGACGAGCGCATCCGCACGCTGCTTGAGGGCGTAGTCGATGCCGGTCTGCAGCGCGGCGCCCTGTCCGAGGTTGACCGGATGCCGGACGACGACCGCGCCTGCGAGCAACGCAACGTCGCCGGTCCGGTCACTGGAGCCGTCATCGACCACGACGACCGTGTATCCGGCGCGGCGAATGCCGGACACGACGCTGCCGACCATCGGCGCTTCATTGTACGCCGCGACAACGATCCAGGGATTGCGAATCCGGCTGACGTTGAGGCGCTCTATCATGGGGGGCTCGTATCCGGACATGGTGGCGCCTTGCTCAAGACCACGCGCATCGCGTCAAACAGGTTCACCGGAATGGCGAACCGGTTGCCGGTCGGGCTGGCCGCGATCTTGCGGCCGAGCATGCGACCGACCTGGAAGGCGATCAGCGAGAACGGCACGAATTTCCAGGGGTAATCGGAGCTCTCGACGCGAAAGCCGACCGATTGGGCCAGAGACGCGATGCTGGCGCGATTGAAGAACCACAGGTGCTGCGGAGGCGTCATCAGGCGCCAGTGCGCGCCGGTCGACCGCGCCGCCAAGGAACCGAAGTCGCCGGTCGTCAGCACGATGATTCCGTCCGGCCGGAGATGGTCCGCGAGCAGCGCGAGGGCTTCCTGCGGGTCGGGCAGATGCTCGATGACGTCGAGGAGGACGATAACATCCAGGGTGCCAAGCGACTTAAGAGTAGCTTCGCTCAGCAGGCCGCAGATGACGTTCAAGCCGAGGTCGCCAGCATGGGCAGCAGCCTGGCCCGCCGGCTCGATGCCGCTCACCTCAAATCCCGCGCGGCGGGCTTCATCGAGAAAAAAGCCGTAGGCACAACCGATCTCGAGCAGGCGGCCCTGTGGCTTGTGGTGCTGGATGAACTCGACCGTGCGGGCGAACTCGCGCCGTAGCACGGGTTCGGCGCCGCGATAATCGGCGTAGCCGTCGGACTGACGGCCGGAAAAGTAGCCATCGTCATAATAAGCGAGGGGATCGAAGCGCGATGCCTCGGTGCGTCCCAGTCCACAGTCCCGACATTGAAAGATGTCGCAACCGTTCTTGATGTAAAGAAGCCGATGTGGCGTCGCCCGATTGCACGCGGGACACTTAAGCGTAAACGCAGCGCGGTCGTTTCGCATCAGCACATGCGTCCCCAACGGCGTTTCTCCAGCGCGAAAAAAACGCCTCCGATGCCGAACTGTTCCGCTCGGCGAACGGCCACGGGGTCGCAGGTTGCTTTGCTGTGTCTGGGCTTCGAATATTGACCCCTTTCGGGGTCCAACCGCAGCCTTGGTCAGAGTCTTATTTCGACAATGCCTCAGATGGTTAGGTGCCCCCAAGGGCCCCTAGCCGGGGTATCTCCTAGTGCGGCGGGCCCGGTGCGTTGCGTATTGGCGGGGCCGCTAGCCGGTCGATTCAACGCGGTATGCACATCATGGATTGCCGACTCCATCGGTGATATGGGCCGCAAGGGGGAGATGGCTGGGATGTGGCCGGGCACACGTTCCGAACCGGCAAACCTTGCTGCCATCCATCGCGGACACAAGCCCCTTCAGACGTGCTGCTGCACCCGACTCCACATCCGCCCGCGGCCAAAGCTGGTTCGGCAAGAACAAAAGCTACAAAGAAGGCCCCAAAATAAGCAAAGCGGATCATCATGGCGGCTCCTCGCTGTCTTGAGTACGGGTTAGGTTAAATTGGTGCCGTGAATACCGTTCCTTTGCTCTGCTCGGATCCAAGCTGCCGCCGGTGACGCTGGCGGGCTCATTGCGGCCAGCGGCCCCGGCGCGGATACGCAACGCTGCAGCGGGGCCGCTAATCCAACGGCTTTAGGTACCCTCGCGGGGCGCGCTTAAATCGAAACTGACGAGGATCTTCAGGTACGGAGCCCGCGACGCGAACCACTCTCGACGAATGAATTATTGAAATAGCGGACCCGCCGGTTCACCTAGCAGGCCTCTCGCAATGGGAACGTGCGTAGCACTTCAGCTTGTCGTGATGCGAGCTTTATGCTCGACTACCGGCGCGTCCTTTTTTCCAAGTTTAGGGAGAGCTGAGCATGAAGAAAACAATCCTTGTCGGTCTTGCGATCCTCGCTGTCTCCGCTTCTGGCGCTTTGGCAGCCAAGAAAACGACGAAGCCGAAGGCACCTGCCGCCGCCACGACCACGAACACGGGTGGCGCAGCTCCGCTCATGTTGCACCAGGTTAGTGCCGCTGACCGCGAGCTATATGAGAAAAATCAACGCGACTCCGGCATGAAGAAGAAGTAGAGGGACAAGCTGCTCCAGCGCGCGATTGCGCGCGCTGGATGGGCTAAGAAAGTAAGGCCGCCTCAGTTGGCGGCCTCTTTCATTCCAGCACTTCGTACTCGAAGGCCACGCCTTCAGGATGGTTTTCCTCAAACCACTTTTCTGCAGCGTGAAGGCGACTGCTATCAGCACGTCCAGGCGATCACCGTCGCGATCGACCAGTACGCGGAGAAGGTGCTAGGCAACCGCGACTACTTCTCAACAAGCCGTCCGACGTTGGTTAGCGCTTGTGGAGCGCCTCTGGCGCAACGCACGGTGTGAGTTATGTCCGATTCACACATGTCGATGTGTGAAAGGCCGTCAACGCGTTCGTGGAGCGCTTAAATCGAGACTGACGAGGATCTTCAGGTACCGGGCGGGAAGTAGTGCCGCAGCACCAGCCGCAGCGCGATGTAGAGGGCGACAACGATCGCCGCGCCGATAATCCAACCATCCATGATAACCCCGTCACTGCGCAACTGGTTTGCAGACACAGTGCAGACACAAGGGGTTTTCGGTGATCTTAGAGATTGGCCTAAGTGCTTGATTTCATTGGTGAGCGCGGAGGGACTCGAACCCTCGACCCCATGATTAAAAGTCACGTGCTCTACCGCCTGAGCTACGCGCTCACTTGCCGCGCTGTGTAGGGGGCGGGCCCCTGCGGGTCAATAGCACAAGCACGGCAAATTCGTGGTCTGCTTGATCCCAATTCTCTTTAGCTAGCTAAAGGTTAGTTCGGAATCTTCAACTACCCGTCGCCAATCGATCCACGGTGTTAGTTGACCTCACGGCGAATCTCGGAGGCGACCGGCTGGGACTGGGTGTTGACCGTCGGCAAGGTGACCGGGCGCAGCCCGATCAGTTCCGCCGTCCGCACCGCGCTGTTACGCCAGAAGGCGAAGGAATTGATCCGGGAGTTTTCCAGTACTGCGATTGCAACCGCCGCGAGGAACGGCAGGCTTTGCAGCACCAGCACGCCGGCAAAGATGTAGATCTCGCGCACCTCCTTGTAGCCGTTGGTGACGACCAGGACGGCGGCCCCGATCAGCAGCAGCACCCCGATCACGGCCTCCCAGAACGCCTGGAATTCGATCGACATCCGCGACAGACCGCCCTTGGAGGTGCGGGCAAAGGCGAGATGCTCGGTGATCAGGCCCTGCGCCACCGCGCGCGACACCGTCCACTGCACGCTCATTGCCGCGATCATGGCGCCCAGCATCTGGCCGGCCTTGATCTTCACCCGCAGGCGGTAGAGCGCGACGAAATGG
This region includes:
- a CDS encoding DUF3551 domain-containing protein; its protein translation is MRILALAILAIGIVSIGPVAAQTYDPAYPVCLRVYGPATYYECRYTSLPQCNASASGRSAQCVINPYFGGYQRHRQVY
- a CDS encoding glycosyltransferase family 2 protein; this translates as MSGYEPPMIERLNVSRIRNPWIVVAAYNEAPMVGSVVSGIRRAGYTVVVVDDGSSDRTGDVALLAGAVVVRHPVNLGQGAALQTGIDYALKQRADALVTFDADGQHSPMAIAALLAAIEQPGIDFALGSRFLTGATANLPVSRRILLSAALWFTRASTGLPVTDTHNGLRAMTARGARAISLRQNRMAHASEILHQIAQSRLRFVEVPVNIEYSAYSLGKGQRITDALAILIDLFARRLYR
- a CDS encoding class I SAM-dependent methyltransferase, encoding MRNDRAAFTLKCPACNRATPHRLLYIKNGCDIFQCRDCGLGRTEASRFDPLAYYDDGYFSGRQSDGYADYRGAEPVLRREFARTVEFIQHHKPQGRLLEIGCAYGFFLDEARRAGFEVSGIEPAGQAAAHAGDLGLNVICGLLSEATLKSLGTLDVIVLLDVIEHLPDPQEALALLADHLRPDGIIVLTTGDFGSLAARSTGAHWRLMTPPQHLWFFNRASIASLAQSVGFRVESSDYPWKFVPFSLIAFQVGRMLGRKIAASPTGNRFAIPVNLFDAMRVVLSKAPPCPDTSPP
- the galE gene encoding UDP-glucose 4-epimerase GalE, translated to MAILVTGGAGYVGSHMVYELVDRGEQPVVIDDFSSGCEWAIPSGVPVFVEDIGDQRRVAALIAKYGISEIIHFAASVVVPESIAEPLLYYRNNTENSRSLFEIAIRSGVQRFIFSSTAAVYGNPPANPVTEETPVAPLSPYGLSKFMAETMLRDAARAHGLRYVILRYFNVAGADPALRTGQATRGATHLLKVAAETAVGLREKMQVFGTDYPTPDGTCIRDYIHVSDLVNAHCHALSYLRGGGESLTLNCGCGHGFSVLQVIEAMQHQSGNDFPVELAARRPGDPAEIVASAQRMRDLLGWRPQWDDLSLIVRHALAWERKLLAQGNATQRLATTALPHPNSGNPPPRTVWVSRSRSSRAFRASQDASETSKQA
- a CDS encoding DUF2304 domain-containing protein, whose protein sequence is MIAQLLLTAFLALVLVYAWSEHRTVPIIGPLASGAALAGLYFVWVPEHATALAAFVGIGRGSDLIVYTWVVISLLIMLNLHLKLRLQLDMITRLARTVAIDRAKESRHEAGPPRKRRPVMLGRKAEAPPIELQAKK